A stretch of DNA from Saccharospirillaceae bacterium:
TCAGCGAGAGCGGGTTCATCTGTTACGACTGATGGAACTCAAGCGTCCGATTATGGCGGAAGGTCGCAAACTGTGGCGCAAACTGCGCCCGGACTGGAATCTGGTCGCGGTTCCTGTGGATATGGTCAGCCAGCTGCCACACGACGTTGAAGAGTTCGTCGATACCGCCGCCGACATGCGCAAAATTCTGTGGGGCCAGGAAGACGATTTTCTGATGGTTGGTCCGATCCAGCGCGGAGACTATTTATACATTGGCATCCGCCGCCAACATTGGAGCAGCATCTGGGATGACGAGCAGCGCTGGATGGTGCCAATCGTATTTCTGGTGGTCGTTACCCTGTTGTGTATTGCTCTGGTCTGGAGCCTGACCCGGCCCATTCGCCGTCTGCAACGTACCGTGCGAAAACTGGGTAAAGGGGACTTCGACGTCTCTGAAATTAAATCCGATGCCAGCCGCTACGATGAAATTGGTGAGTTGTCCGGCGACGTCATCGATATGGCAGAAGCCTTAAATCGACTATTACAGAGCCACCAACAATTGTTGCGCGATGTTTCTCATGAGCTGCGCTCACCGCTGACGCGACTGCAAATCGCGCTGGGGATTGCTCGTAAAAAAGACCCCGAAGGTTCACTGCAAACCGAACACGATCGGATTGAGCGTGCTGTTGGTCAGGTCGATGGCTTAGTCGGACAAATTCTCGATCTCGCTCGTTTACAGCAACAAGACAGTAACCAGCTGCAACTGGACGGTCGTTCCGTTGCCAGTCAGCTCGACAACTGGATCAAAGATGCTGAAATCGAGATGGACGAAAAACAGATTCAGCTTCAAAGCCGGTTACCGGCGGAAGACATCGACTGCAACTGGGACTGGGTTCTGGTCGAGCGTGCCGTCGATAACATTCTGCGTAACGCCATTCGTTTTTCGCCACACGGCGGCAAGCTGGATGTCAGTAGCCATTTGACCAACGATGGCAGTATTGAAATTGCCATTCAGGATCAGGGGCCCGGCGTTCCGGAAGAAGACCTGAAACGAATTTTTGATCCGTTCACCCAGGTGGACTCCGCTCGCGATCATGCTTCCGGCGGTTATGGCATTGGCCTGGCTTTGGTTTACCGGATTATTGAATTACACGACGGAATCATTGAGGCTTCCAATCAATCACCCGGCCTGCGCATCACAATGCGTTTACCTCGTAAGAGGAATGACTGATTATCTCTGACAAATCTGGGTAAAAATCCTGTTTTTTTCTGGTAACAAGGGGGAGTTTTTGGTATTAAATACGCCCCCTTAACCTGGGTGTCTATTGGACTGAAGTGCACCTGGGGGTTTTTTACAATGCGACAAGACTGGACGAGTACTATGTCAGAAGATTTGAAACAAGCTGCTCTCGATTACCACGCGAATCCTAAGCCAGGTAAAATCAGCGTTCAGCTGACTACCCCTGCTAATTCCGCCCGCGACCTGTCTCTGGCTTACAGCCCAGGTGTTGCTGAGCCGGTAAAAGCCATCGCAGAAGATCCTGAGAACGCCTACAAGTACACCTCTAAAGGCAACATGGTTGCTGTTATCACAGACGGTACTGCGATTCTGGGTCTGGGTGACCTGGGTCCTCTGGCATCCAAGCCAGTGATGGAAGGTAAGTCTCTGCTGTTCAAACGTTTTGCTGGCGTAGATTCGTTCGACATCGAAGTTGAATCTGAAAGCCCACAAGCTTTCATCGACACGGTTCGTCGTATTGCTAACACTTTCGGCGGTATTAACCTGGAAGACATCAAAGCGCCTGAGTGTTTCGAAATCGAACGCACTCTGATCGAGCAATGTGACATTCCTGTATTCCACGATGATCAACACGGTACAGCAATCGTAACGGTTGCCGGTGTTCTGAACGCACTGGAAATTCAGGGCAAAAACATCGAAGACGCTACTATGGCTGTTTTGGGTGCCGGTGCTGCTGCTATCTCTTGTGCCAAGCTATTGATCCTGGCGGGCATGAAGCCACAAAACATCTTCATGTGTGACCGTAAAGGTGTTATCCACTCTGGCCGTGACGATCTGAACCAGTACAAGCAAGCATTCGCAGTTGATACCGACAAGCGTACCGTTGATGACGCTATCTCAGGTGCTGACATCTTCCTGGGTCTTTCTGGTCCGAACATGGTTAGCGGCGAACAAATCAAAACTATGGCTGATAACGCCATCGTATTTGCTTGTGCCAACCCTGTTCCAGAGATCATGCCTGAGATTGTTAACGAAGTTCGTCCGGACGCCATCATGGCAACAGGTCGTTCTGACTTCCCTAACCAGGTGAACAACGTATTAGGCTTCCCATTCATCTTCCGTGGTGCTCTTGACGTACGTGCTAAGCGCATCAACGAAGAAATGAAGCTGGCTGCTGCCAAAGCACTGGCTGCATTGGCTAAAGAGCCAGTAACTCAGGAAGTTCTGGATGCATACAAACTGGATGCTCTGGCATTCGGTAAAGACTACATCATCCCGAA
This window harbors:
- a CDS encoding ATP-binding protein; this encodes MSWHRTLFFKIFFWFWAVIFLAIFAAVSTSHWIANDYVREASQRERVHLLRLMELKRPIMAEGRKLWRKLRPDWNLVAVPVDMVSQLPHDVEEFVDTAADMRKILWGQEDDFLMVGPIQRGDYLYIGIRRQHWSSIWDDEQRWMVPIVFLVVVTLLCIALVWSLTRPIRRLQRTVRKLGKGDFDVSEIKSDASRYDEIGELSGDVIDMAEALNRLLQSHQQLLRDVSHELRSPLTRLQIALGIARKKDPEGSLQTEHDRIERAVGQVDGLVGQILDLARLQQQDSNQLQLDGRSVASQLDNWIKDAEIEMDEKQIQLQSRLPAEDIDCNWDWVLVERAVDNILRNAIRFSPHGGKLDVSSHLTNDGSIEIAIQDQGPGVPEEDLKRIFDPFTQVDSARDHASGGYGIGLALVYRIIELHDGIIEASNQSPGLRITMRLPRKRND
- a CDS encoding malate dehydrogenase — its product is MSEDLKQAALDYHANPKPGKISVQLTTPANSARDLSLAYSPGVAEPVKAIAEDPENAYKYTSKGNMVAVITDGTAILGLGDLGPLASKPVMEGKSLLFKRFAGVDSFDIEVESESPQAFIDTVRRIANTFGGINLEDIKAPECFEIERTLIEQCDIPVFHDDQHGTAIVTVAGVLNALEIQGKNIEDATMAVLGAGAAAISCAKLLILAGMKPQNIFMCDRKGVIHSGRDDLNQYKQAFAVDTDKRTVDDAISGADIFLGLSGPNMVSGEQIKTMADNAIVFACANPVPEIMPEIVNEVRPDAIMATGRSDFPNQVNNVLGFPFIFRGALDVRAKRINEEMKLAAAKALAALAKEPVTQEVLDAYKLDALAFGKDYIIPKATDSRLLGIVSTAVAQAAIDTGVAAGPLPANYPLKSIEDI